A stretch of the Archangium violaceum genome encodes the following:
- a CDS encoding glutamate-5-semialdehyde dehydrogenase has product MSVAKQDVRSLAEAARAASRVLATAPTGQKDEALRLMARHLREAIPSIVAANEADMAAARASGKGGAFLDRLLLDASRVEAMARAVEEVAHLKDPVGEVTEGWDRPNGLHVSKVRLPLGVVLMIYEARPNVTSDAAALCLKSGNAALLRGGSEAARSNAAIAAALAAGVTEAGLPAACIQPVPPGERETLLELLKLEGLIDLCIPRGGEGLIRFVAENARIPVVKHYKGVCHVYVHAAADLDMATRITLNAKTSRPGVCNAAECLLVDRAVAEAFLPRVARELVARGVELRGDVATREVLSRAGVAVTPATEEDWGREFLDLILAVRVVDGLDAALGHIARYGSEHTEAIVTADAAVAGRFTREAQASAVVWNASTRFNDGGELGLGAEIGISTSRLHAFGPMGLRELTSQKYVIHGQGQVR; this is encoded by the coding sequence ATGTCCGTTGCCAAGCAAGACGTGCGCTCCCTCGCCGAAGCCGCCCGAGCGGCCTCCCGTGTGCTCGCCACCGCGCCCACCGGGCAGAAGGATGAGGCCCTCCGGCTCATGGCCCGCCACCTGCGCGAGGCCATCCCCTCCATCGTCGCCGCCAACGAGGCGGACATGGCCGCCGCGCGGGCCTCGGGCAAGGGCGGGGCCTTCCTGGACCGGTTGCTGCTGGACGCCTCGCGGGTGGAGGCCATGGCCCGGGCGGTGGAGGAGGTGGCCCACCTGAAGGACCCGGTGGGTGAGGTGACGGAGGGGTGGGATCGGCCCAATGGCCTGCACGTGAGCAAGGTGCGGCTGCCGCTGGGGGTGGTGTTGATGATCTACGAGGCCCGCCCCAACGTGACGAGCGACGCGGCGGCGCTGTGCCTCAAGAGCGGCAACGCGGCGCTGCTCCGGGGAGGGAGCGAGGCGGCGCGCTCCAACGCGGCCATCGCGGCGGCGCTGGCGGCGGGCGTCACCGAGGCGGGGCTGCCCGCGGCATGCATCCAGCCGGTGCCCCCGGGCGAGCGTGAGACGCTGCTCGAGCTGCTGAAGCTGGAGGGGCTGATTGATTTGTGCATCCCCCGGGGCGGAGAGGGCCTCATCCGCTTCGTGGCGGAGAACGCGCGGATTCCGGTGGTGAAGCACTACAAGGGTGTCTGCCACGTGTACGTGCACGCGGCGGCGGACCTGGACATGGCCACGCGCATCACCCTGAACGCCAAGACGAGCCGTCCGGGGGTGTGCAACGCCGCCGAGTGCCTGCTGGTGGACCGCGCGGTGGCGGAAGCGTTCCTGCCCCGGGTGGCCCGGGAGCTGGTGGCCCGGGGGGTGGAGCTGCGCGGGGACGTGGCCACGCGGGAAGTGCTGTCACGCGCCGGGGTGGCGGTGACGCCGGCCACCGAGGAGGACTGGGGGCGGGAGTTCCTGGACCTCATCCTGGCGGTGCGCGTGGTGGACGGGCTGGACGCGGCGCTGGGACACATCGCTCGGTACGGAAGCGAACACACGGAGGCCATCGTCACGGCGGACGCGGCGGTGGCGGGGCGCTTCACCCGGGAGGCCCAGGCGAGCGCGGTGGTGTGGAACGCCTCCACCCGCTTCAACGACGGAGGCGAGCTGGGCCTGGGGGCGGAGATTGGGATTTCCACCAGTCGATTGCACGCTTTTGGTCCCATGGGGTTGCGAGAACTGACGAGTCAGAAGTACGTCATCCACGGGCAGGGTCAGGTGCGCTAG
- a CDS encoding tetratricopeptide repeat protein — protein MSLLYHRLMSDARLEQFKQMAAEFPDAPMAHFSLGKAYLERRQYAEAAQALETAVRLDPQYAAALVSLGDAYAGAGQTQKAREVLTRARDTALAQSHASLAEEIDERLSGLD, from the coding sequence ATGTCTCTCCTCTATCACCGCCTCATGAGCGACGCCCGGTTGGAACAGTTCAAACAGATGGCCGCCGAGTTCCCCGATGCGCCCATGGCGCACTTTTCCCTGGGCAAGGCCTACCTGGAGCGTCGGCAGTACGCCGAGGCGGCCCAGGCCCTGGAGACGGCGGTGCGGTTGGATCCCCAGTACGCCGCGGCCCTGGTGTCCCTGGGGGACGCCTACGCCGGGGCGGGGCAGACGCAGAAGGCCCGCGAGGTGCTCACCCGCGCCCGCGACACGGCGCTCGCCCAGAGCCACGCCAGCCTCGCCGAGGAGATCGACGAGCGGCTGTCCGGGCTGGACTGA
- a CDS encoding TetR family transcriptional regulator produces the protein MKRVLLALLLSLSLGMPVWAASGLDALRSEAQAGRAQVRELRERQQVLRSELNTLAGRIEQLKAEQRGRLVAGPELETALRRSQELSGQLTGLAQSLAGAESEAERRNLALHSALSDELARVRAAWDATSDREARSRLIARMRGLRAERDAVRSALPASRVPALNPAEASDDPEDLLEQADALRDSEDKVRQRLKSLRARITEVREERELDRRMSDFLGEESMFDEQDRHMRLRLDSSTRSISVDVSQRQGGSLFPGSRDNFGADPGGYPSAGDSPGGGSPEPSLPSTPSPPENNGAPPPTYQPYSHRATDSRPQVGTVRAQALASDNLDDLRGLEQEAKQLESLARELDSRADSLERRARELR, from the coding sequence ATGAAGCGCGTCCTGCTCGCCCTCCTGCTGAGCCTCTCCCTGGGGATGCCCGTCTGGGCAGCCTCGGGGCTGGACGCGCTGAGGTCCGAGGCGCAGGCGGGCCGGGCCCAGGTGCGCGAGCTCCGCGAGCGTCAACAGGTGCTGCGCTCGGAGCTGAACACCCTGGCCGGGCGCATCGAGCAGCTCAAGGCCGAGCAGCGGGGCCGGCTCGTGGCGGGCCCGGAGCTGGAGACGGCGCTGCGGCGCTCGCAGGAGCTCTCCGGTCAGCTCACCGGTCTGGCCCAGTCACTCGCCGGGGCCGAGTCCGAGGCGGAGCGGCGCAACCTGGCGTTGCACTCGGCGCTCTCCGACGAGCTGGCCCGGGTCCGCGCGGCCTGGGATGCCACGAGCGACCGCGAGGCCCGCTCCCGGCTGATTGCCCGCATGCGCGGCCTGCGCGCCGAACGCGACGCGGTGCGCTCCGCGCTGCCTGCCTCCCGGGTGCCGGCGTTGAACCCGGCGGAGGCGAGCGATGACCCCGAGGATCTGCTGGAGCAGGCGGACGCGCTGCGCGACTCCGAGGACAAGGTGCGCCAGCGCCTGAAGTCCCTCCGCGCTCGCATCACCGAGGTGCGCGAGGAGCGGGAGCTGGACCGGCGCATGAGTGACTTCCTCGGGGAGGAGTCCATGTTCGACGAGCAGGACCGGCACATGCGCCTGCGCCTCGACTCCTCCACCCGGTCCATCTCGGTGGACGTCTCCCAGCGCCAGGGGGGCAGCCTGTTCCCCGGTTCGCGGGACAACTTCGGGGCGGATCCGGGGGGGTATCCCTCGGCGGGAGATTCGCCGGGAGGCGGAAGCCCCGAGCCGTCCTTGCCCTCGACGCCGTCACCGCCCGAGAACAACGGGGCGCCGCCGCCGACCTACCAGCCCTACAGCCACCGCGCCACCGACAGCCGGCCGCAGGTGGGCACGGTGCGCGCCCAGGCGCTCGCCAGCGACAACCTGGACGATCTGCGGGGCCTGGAGCAGGAGGCGAAGCAGCTCGAGTCGCTCGCCCGCGAGCTGGACTCCCGCGCGGACTCGCTGGAGCGCCGGGCCCGGGAGCTGCGCTAG